One region of Mycolicibacterium rhodesiae NBB3 genomic DNA includes:
- a CDS encoding IS481 family transposase: MAQKVTAMDIRMAAALAGQVDNVAEFCRREQISRQTFYKFRQRFRDEGIGGLQDRSRRPLTSPGQTCAEVEDLVVRRRKQLIEQGRDHGAQSIVWSLQREGVPAVPSPSTVWQILTRRGMITPQPQKRPKSATKRFVFARPNECWQSDWTRWWLADGSAVAIAGSLDDHSRYLVGLRGADGDADGDLVWSVIMAGVDECGIPSMSLSDNGIVYTGRFHAHESAFEINLRALGVRTINSAPFHPQTCGKIERFWQTLKKWLSARDPAATVADLNDLLEQFRSFYNHHRPHRALRGATPAEAFEATAKARPAERPLPAPLFVSHHTVGETSGNVCAAPYRINVGLRWAGHECDVIRDGDHISIFSGNRLVRAFTADPTRYHQRAETNTRTYRTREPKPAP; the protein is encoded by the coding sequence ATGGCCCAGAAGGTGACGGCAATGGACATTCGGATGGCTGCGGCGTTGGCCGGGCAGGTGGATAACGTGGCGGAGTTCTGTCGCCGCGAGCAGATCAGTCGGCAGACGTTCTACAAGTTTCGCCAGCGTTTCCGCGACGAGGGAATCGGCGGGCTGCAGGATCGGTCCCGACGGCCATTGACCTCGCCGGGGCAGACCTGCGCCGAGGTCGAGGATCTGGTGGTGCGCCGCCGCAAACAGTTGATCGAGCAGGGGCGAGATCACGGCGCACAATCGATCGTGTGGTCGTTGCAACGCGAGGGCGTACCGGCAGTGCCGTCGCCGTCGACGGTGTGGCAGATCCTGACCCGCCGCGGGATGATCACCCCGCAGCCGCAGAAGCGCCCGAAATCGGCGACCAAGCGATTCGTGTTCGCACGGCCCAACGAGTGTTGGCAGTCGGACTGGACCCGGTGGTGGCTGGCCGATGGCAGCGCGGTGGCCATCGCGGGCAGCCTCGATGACCACTCCCGCTATCTGGTGGGGCTGCGTGGGGCTGACGGCGACGCCGACGGTGACCTCGTGTGGTCGGTCATCATGGCTGGCGTCGACGAATGTGGGATTCCGTCGATGTCGTTGTCGGACAACGGAATCGTCTACACCGGTAGATTCCACGCGCATGAATCGGCGTTCGAGATCAACCTACGCGCCCTCGGTGTGCGCACCATCAACTCGGCTCCGTTTCATCCGCAGACCTGCGGCAAGATCGAACGATTCTGGCAGACGCTGAAAAAGTGGCTATCCGCTCGGGACCCAGCGGCTACTGTCGCTGACCTCAACGACCTGCTCGAGCAGTTCCGCAGCTTCTACAACCACCACCGGCCCCACCGTGCGCTGCGAGGCGCCACCCCGGCCGAGGCGTTTGAGGCCACCGCCAAGGCCCGCCCCGCCGAGCGCCCACTTCCGGCACCCCTGTTCGTCAGCCACCACACCGTCGGGGAGACGTCGGGCAACGTGTGCGCTGCGCCCTACAGAATCAACGTCGGCCTGCGCTGGGCCGGCCACGAATGCGACGTCATCCGCGACGGCGACCACATCTCCATCTTCAGCGGCAACCGACTCGTCCGCGCATTCACCGCCGACCCCACCCGATACCACCAACGCGCCGAGACAAACACCCGTACCTATCGCACCCGCGAACCCAAACCGGCACCATGA
- a CDS encoding DJ-1/PfpI family protein, whose protein sequence is MQIAIVVYPGFTALDFIGPYEVLRNLPDAEVRFVWHEPGPITADSGVLLIGATHSFDETPSPDIVLVPGGPSTFEHARDEKVLDWLRRADETSTWTTSVCSGSVLLAAAGLLEGRRATSHWMCLPMLKPFGVEAVSDERIVREGKIVTAAGVSAGIDLAMWLFGQICGDAKAKAVQLVIEYDPQPPYDSGHMSKASAATKATASALLTLDTVKQGQLVPTMQVLWNAAIQRVRSGRKKAISVR, encoded by the coding sequence ATGCAGATCGCGATCGTGGTGTACCCGGGCTTCACCGCGCTGGACTTCATCGGCCCTTACGAAGTGCTGCGCAATCTGCCCGACGCAGAGGTGCGGTTCGTCTGGCATGAACCCGGTCCCATCACCGCGGACTCGGGTGTGCTGCTGATCGGCGCCACACACTCGTTCGACGAGACCCCTTCGCCTGACATCGTTCTGGTGCCCGGCGGACCCTCCACCTTCGAGCATGCCCGCGACGAGAAGGTGCTCGACTGGTTACGCCGCGCCGATGAGACGTCGACGTGGACGACGTCGGTGTGCTCGGGTTCGGTGCTGCTCGCCGCCGCCGGCCTGCTCGAGGGACGCCGCGCCACCTCGCATTGGATGTGTCTACCGATGCTCAAGCCGTTCGGTGTAGAAGCCGTCAGCGACGAGCGGATCGTGCGCGAAGGCAAGATCGTCACCGCGGCGGGGGTGTCGGCCGGGATCGACCTCGCGATGTGGCTGTTCGGTCAGATCTGCGGCGACGCGAAGGCCAAAGCCGTGCAGCTGGTGATCGAATACGATCCGCAGCCGCCCTACGACTCGGGGCACATGTCGAAGGCGTCGGCCGCCACCAAGGCGACGGCCTCGGCGCTGCTCACCCTCGACACCGTCAAACAGGGCCAGCTGGTGCCGACAATGCAGGTGCTGTGGAACGCGGCGATCCAGCGGGTCCGAAGCGGCCGCAAGAAAGCGATTTCGGTGCGCTGA
- a CDS encoding GlxA family transcriptional regulator — MVILGFPGVQALDLVGPYDVFTGATICLAAAGRSDEGYAVSVVTRDGEPVTTLTGLAFVAQPLPDPREPIDTLVLPGGAGVDDARRDPDTIGWIQIASEQTRRVVSVCTGAFLAAQTGLIDGCVATTHWAFATQMAREFPAVTVDPEPIFVKSSEKVWTAAGVTAGIDLALALVEEDFGTDVAQTVARWLVMYLRRPGGQTQFAAPVWMPRAKRAPIRDVQNAIESEPGGAHSIPDLARRAAMSPRHFTRVFTDEVGEAPGAYVERIRTEAARRQLEETDDTVTVIAARCGFGSAETLRRNFVRRLGISPDQYRKTFA, encoded by the coding sequence GTGGTGATCCTCGGCTTCCCGGGCGTCCAGGCTCTCGACCTGGTCGGCCCCTACGACGTATTCACCGGCGCGACGATCTGCCTGGCCGCCGCAGGACGATCCGACGAGGGCTACGCCGTCAGCGTCGTGACCCGCGACGGCGAACCGGTCACGACGCTCACCGGCCTCGCGTTCGTCGCCCAGCCCCTGCCAGACCCGCGCGAACCGATCGACACGCTGGTCCTGCCCGGTGGTGCCGGCGTCGATGACGCGCGGCGGGATCCCGACACCATCGGCTGGATTCAGATCGCGTCCGAGCAGACGCGCCGCGTCGTCAGCGTCTGCACCGGCGCGTTCCTCGCCGCGCAGACCGGTCTGATCGACGGCTGTGTCGCAACCACGCATTGGGCGTTCGCCACCCAGATGGCGCGCGAATTCCCTGCGGTCACCGTCGATCCCGAACCGATCTTCGTGAAGAGTTCCGAGAAGGTCTGGACGGCGGCGGGCGTCACGGCGGGAATCGATCTGGCACTGGCGCTGGTCGAGGAAGACTTCGGCACCGACGTCGCGCAGACGGTGGCGCGCTGGCTGGTGATGTACCTGCGCCGGCCGGGCGGGCAGACGCAGTTCGCGGCGCCGGTGTGGATGCCGCGCGCCAAGCGGGCGCCGATCCGTGACGTGCAGAATGCGATCGAGTCAGAACCCGGTGGTGCGCACAGTATTCCGGACCTCGCGCGACGCGCCGCCATGAGCCCGCGACATTTCACGAGGGTTTTCACGGACGAGGTCGGGGAGGCGCCGGGAGCCTACGTCGAGCGGATCCGCACCGAGGCTGCCCGCCGTCAACTCGAGGAGACCGACGACACCGTCACGGTCATCGCGGCGCGCTGCGGATTCGGCAGTGCTGAGACACTGCGCCGCAATTTCGTTCGACGACTGGGCATCTCGCCCGACCAGTACCGCAAGACATTCGCTTAA
- a CDS encoding o-succinylbenzoate synthase, translating to MEVVAQLDDVLDGLHVVALPMRVRFRGITVREVALIEGPAGWGEFGAFLEYGPPEAAHWLASAVEAAYEAAPVVLRDRIPINATVPAVAADQVPEVLARFPGARTAKVKVAEPSQSLADDVARVNAVRALVPTVRVDANAGWSVDEAAAAAAALTADGPLEYIEQPCATVPELAELRLRVKVPIAADESIRKADDPLRVVREHAADIAVLKVAPLGGIHRMLEIADQIDIPIVVSSALDSAVGIGRGLLAAAALPELPYACGLGTGGLFVDDVAEPTVPVDGYLPVAPVTPDPARLSALAAAPDRRRWWIERIQACQPLMS from the coding sequence ATGGAGGTCGTGGCCCAGCTGGACGACGTGCTCGACGGATTGCACGTCGTCGCACTGCCCATGCGAGTTCGGTTCCGCGGCATCACCGTTCGCGAGGTCGCACTCATCGAGGGACCTGCGGGCTGGGGTGAGTTCGGCGCGTTCCTCGAATACGGGCCACCCGAGGCGGCGCACTGGCTCGCGTCGGCCGTCGAGGCCGCATACGAGGCGGCGCCGGTCGTGCTGCGCGACCGCATCCCGATCAACGCGACCGTGCCCGCTGTCGCCGCGGACCAGGTGCCGGAGGTACTGGCCCGGTTTCCCGGCGCGCGCACCGCGAAGGTCAAAGTGGCCGAGCCGAGCCAGTCGTTGGCCGACGATGTGGCGCGCGTCAACGCCGTTCGCGCACTGGTGCCGACGGTGCGGGTCGATGCCAATGCCGGCTGGAGTGTCGACGAAGCGGCCGCCGCGGCCGCCGCGTTGACCGCGGACGGGCCGCTAGAGTACATCGAGCAGCCCTGCGCGACCGTGCCCGAGCTGGCGGAGTTGCGCCTCCGCGTGAAGGTGCCGATCGCGGCCGACGAAAGCATCCGCAAGGCTGACGACCCGCTGCGGGTCGTGCGCGAGCATGCCGCCGACATCGCGGTGCTCAAGGTCGCCCCGCTGGGCGGCATCCACAGGATGCTCGAGATCGCCGACCAGATCGACATCCCGATCGTCGTGTCCAGTGCGCTCGACTCTGCTGTCGGTATCGGTCGCGGACTGTTGGCTGCCGCCGCGCTGCCGGAGTTGCCGTATGCCTGCGGCCTGGGTACGGGCGGGCTATTCGTCGACGACGTCGCCGAGCCCACCGTGCCCGTCGACGGGTACCTGCCGGTCGCACCGGTGACGCCGGATCCGGCTCGGCTGTCCGCGCTCGCCGCTGCACCCGACCGACGTCGGTGGTGGATCGAGCGGATCCAGGCCTGTCAGCCGCTGATGTCCTAA
- a CDS encoding DUF427 domain-containing protein: MPIPDTPRPGQESVWDYPRPPRLEEFTGSITVELGGQTIASATAAWRVLETSHPPTYYLPAASFIEDSLRPAEGSSWCEWKGQASYFDLVTPTVVAPRAAWTYLHPTAGFEMIAGAIAVMAAQVDRCTVNGEEVTPQPGNFYGGWVTSWIAGPFKGVPGSMGW; this comes from the coding sequence ATGCCCATCCCGGACACCCCGCGTCCAGGCCAGGAGTCGGTCTGGGATTACCCGAGGCCGCCACGACTCGAAGAATTCACCGGCTCGATCACCGTCGAACTCGGCGGCCAGACGATTGCCTCGGCGACGGCCGCCTGGCGGGTGCTCGAGACCAGCCATCCACCTACGTATTACTTGCCTGCCGCGAGCTTCATCGAGGACAGCCTGCGCCCCGCCGAAGGGTCGTCCTGGTGCGAGTGGAAGGGCCAGGCGAGTTACTTCGACCTGGTGACGCCAACCGTCGTTGCGCCGCGTGCGGCGTGGACGTACCTGCACCCAACCGCCGGGTTCGAAATGATCGCAGGCGCCATTGCGGTGATGGCGGCACAGGTCGACCGCTGCACCGTCAACGGCGAAGAGGTCACCCCGCAACCCGGGAACTTCTACGGCGGCTGGGTGACCAGCTGGATCGCTGGACCTTTCAAGGGCGTGCCCGGATCGATGGGCTGGTGA
- a CDS encoding TspO/MBR family protein: MQIKTLVPTALAVTATAVLGGLASRPAQSAWYAKLKKPPYQPPRQAFPIVWPVLYADIAATSAATLDHLEQRGQDQERRAYIAALATNLVLNGSWSWLFFNQRRLGTAAIAAGVLAVSSADLTRRSIAVQGAKAAPLAAYPAWCAFATALSTHIWALNR, from the coding sequence GTGCAGATCAAGACGTTGGTGCCGACCGCCCTCGCCGTGACGGCCACCGCCGTGCTGGGCGGGCTGGCGAGCCGTCCCGCGCAGTCCGCGTGGTACGCGAAGCTGAAGAAACCGCCGTATCAGCCCCCACGACAAGCCTTTCCGATTGTGTGGCCGGTGCTGTACGCCGACATCGCCGCCACATCGGCGGCCACGCTGGACCACCTCGAACAACGAGGCCAGGACCAAGAGCGGCGGGCGTACATCGCCGCGCTGGCGACCAACCTGGTGCTCAACGGCAGTTGGTCGTGGTTGTTCTTCAACCAACGACGGCTGGGAACGGCCGCGATCGCGGCCGGAGTGCTGGCAGTCAGTAGCGCGGACCTGACCAGACGCTCGATCGCCGTCCAAGGCGCCAAGGCCGCTCCCCTGGCTGCCTATCCCGCGTGGTGCGCGTTCGCCACTGCGCTGTCCACCCACATCTGGGCGCTGAACCGCTGA
- a CDS encoding SOUL family heme-binding protein: MKLIDIPGQVAESLLSIVGIRVGTEEPHYLSTELTDGVVIRRYGPRIAAETTVAGDEDRARNIGFRRLAGYIFGANHRDETIAMTAPVGQQSADTIAMTAPVAQSRTADDKWVIRFFMPSKWSMETLPEPDDDKVKLVPVSGETVAVLRFSGDRSPQAVAHHVEQLRKILLDNDIEVAGDPVAWFYDPPWTLPFRRRNEVAIPITPGESGAQTNRDG, from the coding sequence ATGAAGCTCATCGACATCCCCGGCCAGGTCGCCGAATCGTTGTTGTCCATCGTCGGCATCCGCGTCGGTACCGAAGAGCCCCACTACCTGTCCACCGAGCTCACCGACGGTGTGGTGATACGGCGCTACGGACCACGCATCGCCGCCGAGACCACCGTGGCCGGCGATGAGGACCGCGCCCGCAACATCGGCTTCCGCCGCCTCGCGGGCTACATATTCGGCGCCAACCACCGCGACGAGACGATCGCGATGACCGCGCCCGTCGGTCAGCAGTCCGCCGACACGATCGCGATGACGGCGCCGGTCGCGCAGTCCCGTACGGCCGACGACAAATGGGTCATCCGGTTCTTCATGCCGTCGAAGTGGTCGATGGAGACCCTCCCCGAACCCGATGACGACAAGGTCAAACTCGTCCCGGTGTCCGGTGAGACGGTCGCGGTGCTGCGATTCAGCGGAGACCGCAGCCCGCAGGCGGTCGCCCACCACGTCGAGCAGTTACGGAAGATCCTGCTGGACAACGACATCGAGGTTGCCGGCGACCCGGTCGCATGGTTCTACGACCCGCCGTGGACGCTGCCGTTCCGGCGGCGCAACGAGGTCGCGATACCGATCACGCCTGGCGAATCGGGCGCGCAAACCAACCGCGACGGTTGA
- a CDS encoding long-chain-fatty-acid--CoA ligase, with the protein MSDLADPRFLDDRLAHWAETTPDGEAMTYFERTWTWAEWNERVRRLAGALKERGVGRGDVVAFLDKNHPACVELTFAAASLGAANAIINFRLAADELDYVLNDSGAKLLIVGKELRGNVDKIRDKLTHLEHVIEVTPEGEDGDEYEAMLAAATPVGRGDDVDPDDVAIIMYSSGTTGRPKGVQLTQANIVAHTINAHEGFEFEPGDKNMVSMPLFHVGGSSYVQFGIHDGFPSVMTREVDGMSLAGAILKGANRTFLVPAVLAKVLDSGEDAVKLFGSLKTFAYGASPMPLPLLRQALKAWPNTDFMQAYGLTEVCGVISHLLPEAHRDPGKEERLSSAGTLVPNAEVRVVDPDTLEDVPEGEQGELWFRSPQLMKGYHNKPEATAESITEDGWFRTGDIGRVDDGGYIFVEDRLKDMIISGGENIYSIEVERVIAEHPAVVDVAIIGIPDEKWGEVVKAVVQLEGEATEEELIAFARERLAAYKCPKSVDVHDELPRNPTGKVLKKDLRKQYWEGRDRATV; encoded by the coding sequence ATGTCTGACCTGGCTGATCCGCGCTTCCTCGACGACCGCCTCGCCCACTGGGCCGAAACCACGCCCGACGGCGAGGCGATGACCTACTTCGAACGAACCTGGACGTGGGCCGAGTGGAACGAGCGCGTGCGCCGGCTGGCAGGTGCCCTGAAGGAACGCGGCGTCGGGCGCGGAGACGTGGTGGCGTTCCTCGACAAGAACCATCCCGCGTGCGTGGAGCTCACCTTCGCCGCCGCGTCGCTGGGCGCCGCCAACGCGATCATCAACTTCCGCCTGGCCGCCGACGAGCTCGACTACGTTCTCAACGACTCCGGAGCCAAACTGCTCATCGTCGGCAAGGAACTGCGGGGCAACGTCGACAAGATCCGCGACAAGCTCACCCACCTCGAGCACGTCATCGAGGTGACCCCGGAGGGCGAGGACGGCGACGAGTACGAGGCCATGCTTGCCGCCGCCACACCGGTGGGCCGAGGCGACGATGTCGACCCCGACGACGTCGCGATCATCATGTACTCGTCGGGCACCACCGGTCGTCCCAAGGGTGTGCAGCTGACGCAGGCCAACATAGTGGCGCACACGATCAACGCGCACGAGGGCTTCGAATTCGAACCCGGCGACAAGAACATGGTGTCGATGCCGTTGTTCCACGTCGGCGGATCGTCCTACGTACAGTTCGGAATTCACGACGGGTTCCCCAGCGTCATGACGCGTGAGGTCGACGGTATGTCGCTCGCCGGTGCAATTCTCAAGGGCGCCAACAGAACTTTCCTGGTGCCCGCGGTGCTGGCCAAGGTGCTGGACTCCGGCGAGGACGCTGTGAAGCTGTTCGGCTCGCTGAAGACGTTCGCATACGGCGCGTCCCCGATGCCGCTTCCGTTGCTGCGCCAGGCCCTGAAGGCATGGCCGAACACTGATTTCATGCAGGCTTACGGGCTCACCGAAGTGTGCGGTGTCATCAGCCATCTGCTTCCCGAGGCCCATCGCGATCCTGGCAAGGAGGAGCGGCTGAGCAGTGCGGGGACGCTGGTACCCAACGCCGAGGTGCGGGTGGTCGACCCCGACACCCTTGAGGACGTGCCCGAAGGCGAGCAGGGCGAATTGTGGTTCCGCTCACCGCAGTTGATGAAGGGCTACCACAACAAGCCGGAGGCGACGGCGGAGTCCATCACCGAGGACGGTTGGTTCCGCACCGGCGACATCGGCCGCGTCGACGACGGCGGCTATATCTTCGTCGAGGACCGGTTGAAGGACATGATCATCTCCGGTGGCGAGAACATCTACTCGATCGAGGTCGAGCGAGTGATCGCCGAGCATCCCGCGGTCGTCGACGTCGCGATCATCGGCATTCCGGACGAGAAGTGGGGCGAGGTGGTCAAAGCCGTTGTCCAGTTGGAGGGAGAGGCCACCGAGGAAGAGCTGATCGCTTTCGCGCGCGAGCGGTTGGCCGCTTACAAGTGCCCGAAGTCCGTCGACGTCCACGACGAGTTGCCGCGCAACCCGACCGGAAAGGTCCTCAAGAAGGACCTGCGCAAGCAGTACTGGGAGGGCCGCGACCGCGCGACGGTCTAG
- a CDS encoding amidohydrolase codes for MPAADLVIQGTVLTVDEQQPTAEALAVADGRIVAVGSKADVESWIGPDTQTVDIGDGCVMPGLVEAHGHPLMEAIVLSDRMVDIRPVTMPEADDVVTAIEAEVAKRGADGAYVNGWDALLQNGLPDPTLTWLDGIAPESPLVIVHNSGHKAYFNSAAAARVGLTRDTPDPKGASYGRDANGELDGSAEEIGAVFPLLAGAIQPSDYPAMLHAELGRLNRAGLTTCSEMAFDPVFRPVIEQMRDELTVRLRVYEMSTAAMTTDQVPDNGDDMVRQAGIKCWVDGSPWIGNIDLSFPYLDTEATRSIGIPKGSCGCANYTREQLTEIVGAYFPKGWQMACHVQGDAGADTILDVYEEALREHPRDDHRLRLEHVGAIRDDQLQRAHDLGVTCSLFVDQIHYWGDIVVDGLFGPERGNRWMPCGSAVATGMRISLHNDPPVTPEEPLRNISVAVTRTAPSGRVIGPEQRITVDQAIRAQTIDAAWQLHSDDVIGSLEVGKYADMVVLSADPRDVPPETIAALEVRATYLAGRQVYTKDN; via the coding sequence ATGCCCGCCGCTGACCTGGTCATTCAGGGAACTGTCCTCACCGTCGACGAACAACAACCCACTGCGGAAGCGCTCGCCGTAGCCGACGGCCGCATCGTCGCGGTCGGGAGCAAGGCCGACGTCGAGTCATGGATCGGGCCGGACACCCAGACCGTGGACATCGGAGACGGCTGCGTGATGCCGGGCCTCGTCGAGGCGCACGGGCATCCGCTGATGGAGGCCATCGTGCTGTCGGACCGGATGGTCGACATCCGACCGGTGACGATGCCCGAGGCCGATGACGTCGTCACGGCAATCGAGGCGGAGGTCGCCAAGCGGGGCGCCGACGGCGCATACGTCAACGGGTGGGACGCGCTGCTGCAGAACGGCCTACCGGATCCGACGCTCACGTGGCTCGACGGTATCGCCCCCGAAAGTCCACTCGTCATCGTGCACAACTCCGGGCACAAGGCCTACTTCAACTCCGCGGCCGCCGCACGCGTCGGGCTGACGCGTGACACCCCGGACCCGAAGGGCGCCAGCTACGGTCGTGACGCGAACGGCGAACTCGACGGAAGCGCCGAGGAGATCGGAGCGGTCTTCCCGCTCCTCGCCGGTGCGATCCAGCCCAGCGACTATCCCGCGATGCTGCACGCCGAACTGGGCCGACTGAACCGCGCGGGGCTGACGACATGTTCGGAGATGGCGTTCGATCCAGTGTTCCGCCCGGTGATCGAGCAGATGCGCGACGAGCTGACTGTGCGACTGCGCGTCTACGAGATGTCCACCGCCGCGATGACCACCGACCAGGTTCCCGACAACGGCGACGACATGGTCCGGCAGGCAGGCATCAAGTGCTGGGTGGACGGTTCACCGTGGATCGGCAACATCGACCTGTCGTTTCCGTATCTCGACACCGAGGCCACCCGCAGTATCGGCATCCCGAAGGGGTCGTGTGGGTGTGCGAACTACACGCGAGAACAGCTGACCGAGATCGTCGGCGCCTACTTCCCGAAGGGCTGGCAGATGGCCTGCCACGTCCAGGGCGACGCGGGTGCCGACACCATCCTCGACGTCTACGAGGAGGCGCTGCGCGAACATCCGCGCGACGACCATCGGCTGCGGCTCGAGCACGTCGGCGCCATTCGCGACGACCAACTGCAGCGCGCCCACGATCTCGGCGTCACCTGCAGCCTGTTCGTCGATCAGATCCACTACTGGGGCGACATCGTCGTGGACGGACTATTCGGGCCCGAGCGCGGAAACCGTTGGATGCCATGTGGTTCGGCGGTGGCCACCGGAATGCGGATCTCGCTTCACAACGATCCGCCGGTGACGCCTGAGGAGCCGTTGCGCAACATCAGCGTTGCGGTCACGCGCACGGCGCCCAGCGGCCGGGTGATCGGTCCGGAACAGCGGATCACGGTCGATCAGGCCATCCGCGCGCAGACCATCGACGCGGCCTGGCAATTGCACTCCGACGATGTCATCGGATCGTTGGAGGTGGGCAAGTACGCCGACATGGTGGTGCTGTCGGCCGACCCGCGGGACGTTCCGCCGGAGACGATCGCCGCCCTCGAGGTACGCGCGACGTACCTGGCGGGCCGGCAGGTTTATACGAAAGACAACTGA
- a CDS encoding YciI family protein → MSRYMLIMRSSAEAEAAMAEANIDFDQIIEQMGRFNEELIKAGVLLAGEGLTGPEEGFVVDFNSDPPVVTDGPYTEAKELFNGFWILDVSSKEEAKQWAQKIPLGKGVKVEVRRVSETEEFPQDNPWVQKEIQWKADLAEKIAAQARADADKFASR, encoded by the coding sequence ATGTCGCGCTACATGCTGATCATGCGGTCCAGCGCCGAGGCCGAGGCGGCCATGGCGGAAGCCAACATCGACTTCGACCAGATCATCGAGCAGATGGGCCGTTTCAACGAGGAGCTCATCAAGGCTGGTGTACTGCTCGCCGGCGAGGGTCTGACCGGACCGGAGGAGGGCTTCGTCGTCGACTTCAACTCCGATCCGCCAGTGGTCACCGACGGCCCGTACACCGAGGCCAAGGAGCTGTTCAACGGGTTCTGGATCCTCGACGTGTCGTCCAAGGAGGAAGCCAAGCAGTGGGCGCAAAAGATCCCGCTGGGCAAGGGCGTCAAGGTCGAGGTGCGACGGGTGTCGGAAACCGAGGAGTTTCCCCAGGACAACCCGTGGGTGCAGAAGGAAATCCAGTGGAAAGCCGACCTCGCCGAGAAGATCGCGGCCCAGGCCCGCGCAGACGCCGACAAGTTCGCCAGCCGCTGA
- a CDS encoding DUF3253 domain-containing protein, which produces MKDKLRTAILQLARDRGPTKTICPSDAARAVGGDQWRELMEPARDIARDLARAGEVEILQHGEVLDPDANWRGPIRIRAST; this is translated from the coding sequence GTGAAGGACAAGCTCCGGACGGCAATCCTCCAACTGGCCCGCGACCGTGGCCCGACCAAGACCATCTGCCCGTCGGACGCCGCGCGCGCCGTCGGCGGTGACCAGTGGCGTGAGTTGATGGAGCCTGCCCGCGACATCGCGCGCGACCTTGCCCGAGCCGGTGAGGTGGAGATTCTGCAGCACGGCGAGGTGCTCGACCCCGACGCAAACTGGCGCGGACCCATAAGAATCCGCGCCAGCACGTAG